In Mesorhizobium sp. J428, the genomic window CGCGGCTGGTGGGCGTGGGCCTGGGCTATATCGACTTCGCGCGGGAGAACCCGGCGCTGTTCCGTTTGATGTTCTCGTCCTTCCGCCCGGATTTCGAGACGGCCAGCCTGATGACGCAGGCCAGGGATGCCTTCAATCTTCTGGTGGAGAGCGTCGGCGATCTGCGCGGCGTCGATCCGCGCAGCGACAAGTCGGCGATGCGCGACGTCGCCGCCGCCTGGGCGACGGCGCACGGGCTGGCGGACCTGCTCCTCTCGGACCGGATCAAGTTCATGGCCGAGATTTCGGACAGCGCGCCCGAGCGGCTCTACGCCGACATCATCAGCCGGTCCGTGCCGGACGGGCCGGTGGGCGGCGACTGATCCGCCGCCCTCGCAGGGTCGATCAAGCCGGGACCTTCGCTGCCGACACTGTCGCCTCGACATGGTCGACCAGCGCGTCGGGCAGCTTGAGCCGGCCGGCGAGCATGTCGAGATAGCCGCGCTCGGCGCGGGTCTCGGGCTCGATGGCAAGGCGCGAGGCAGTGTAGAGCTCCACCTTCTGCGCATCGGTCTGCGCGGCGGCGACCAGCTCGTCGAGATTGAACGGGCGCTCCAGTTCGGCGGTGAGGAACTGCTCGGCCTCCTCGCCGATGCCGGAGAGCTTCAGCCTGTCGGCGATCTTCGCCCGCTCTTCGTCATCGATATGCCCGTCGGCGCGTGCCGCCAGGATCATCGCCCGCACCAGGGTCAGCGTGAACTCCGCTTCGCCCTGCGGCGCCTGGGACGGATGGAAGCTGGTGTCGGAGGGCGGCGGAAGCAGTTCCGGCCCTTGCTTGGCAGCCTCGGCAGGCTGGTTGCCGTTCTGGTAGTTCTGATAGGCCTTGTAGGCGAGGCCCGCGATGGCCGCGAGGCCGCCCGCCTTCAGCGCCTATCCGGTGACGGCGCGGCCTGTTCCGGTGCCCAGAAGGATCGCAGCGATCGCACCGGTGGCGATCGGATTGTCCTTGGCGAGCTGGACGGCCTGGCCCGCCTTGTCGCGGACGGTTCCCTGGCCGCCGGGGATCTGGGTTCCGAGAAGATCGTCAAGGAGTTTCTTGGGATCGAACATACGTTCTCCTTCGATGGGGCCTGACACGGCCGGTCGCTTCCGCCGAGCCAGAGGTAGGCAGGCGATGGCGACATTGCAATGACGATGAGGCGGCTTGCTAGCCGCGGCGGCCGATGTGTTCCTCGCCACGCCGCCGGGCGAGCTCGACCTGGCGCTGGCGTTCGGCGTAGCGGTCCCGGTCGGCGTCGCTGCGCACCTCGTGGCAGTGCGGGCAGGACACGCCGGGATGGTAGTGCGGCGAGGCGCGATCGGCGGCGGTGAGCGGCATCCGGCAGGCACGGCACAGCTCCGCCTCCCCTTCCTGCAGGCCGTGACGCACCGCCACGCGCTCGTCGAAGACGAAGCACTCGCCGTCCCACAGGCTCTCCGCGGCGGGCACCTCCTCGAGATATTTCAGGATGCCGCCCTTGAGGTGGTAGACGTCCTCGATGCCGAGCGAGCGGACATAGGCCGTCGCCTTCTCGCAGCGTATGCCGCCAGTGCAGAACATCGCCACCTTGCGGCCTTCGAGCAGCCCGCGGTTCGCGTCCGCCCAGGCCGGGAACTCGCGGAACGACTTCGTCGCAGGGTCGATCGCGCCGCGGAAGGTGCCGATCGCCACCTCGTAGTCGTTGCGTGTGTCGATGACGACCGTGTCCGGATCGCCGATCAGTTCGTTCCACTCGCCCGCCGGAACGTAGGTGCCTGCCGCCAGCGCCGGGTCGATCTCGGGCCGGCCCATGGTGACGATCTCGGCCTTGAGCCGCACCTTGAGCCGGTGGAACGGCATCTCCGAGGCGAGGCTGAACTTGAGCTCAAGATCGGCGAGCCCATGCGCGGCAAGGCGTTCGACCAGAGCCTCGATCGCCTCGTCGCTGCCCGCCACCGTTCCGTTGATGCCCTCGCGCGCAATGAGCAACGTGCCCTTGATCCCCTGCCCGCAGCAGAACGGCGCGAGATCGGCGCGCAGCGCGGCCGGGTCCCCGATCGGCACGAACCTGTAGAGCGCGGCGACCCGGAAAGGTCTGTCGGGGGTGGATCGATCCATGACCGCTGCGCCTACCCCCTCGATGAGGCGATTTCAAGTAAGCTCGGATTTTCAAGCCTTTGCCGGCACGGAAGCTCATTGCCCGCCCGCCGCCCCCGGAAAATCGATCCCCGCGTTCCCGGGCTGCCTCATTCTTGCGGAGAACCAGCAAGGGAGAGGCAACCATGTTCAGCAAGAAAATTCGAAGCGAGATCGAGACGATCGCCACACGCAGCGGCCTGGAGCCGGCAGCACTGCTGGCGATCGCGGAGGTCGAAGCGGCCGGCAAGGCCTTCGCCAATGTCGACGGCCGGCGCGAGCCGCTGATCCGCTTCGAAGGGCACTATTTCGACCACCGTCTGCCCGCCGACAAGCGCGCTGCCGCACGCGCGGCAGGTCTTGCGGACCCAAAGGCGGGCGCGGTGAAGAACCCGGCCTCGCAGGCGGCACGCTGGAGGATGCTCGCGAAGGCGGCCGCGATCGACCACAAGGCCGCGCACGAATCCGTCTCCTGGGGCCTCGGCCAGGTGATGGGCGCGCATTGGGAATGGCTGGGCTATGCCAGCGTCGACGCACTGGTCGCCGAGGCGCGAGCCGGCGCCGGCGGGCAGGTCGCGCTGATGGCGCGTTACATCGAGAAGGCCGGGCTTGCCGGCGCGGTCCGCCGACACGACTGGGCCGCCTTCGCCCGCGGCTACAACGGCCCCGACTACCGGCGCCACGGCTACGACCGAAAGATTGCAGCGGCCTATGCGAAATATGCGGAGGAGATCGCAGCGCCGTCGCTGACCAACCCCCCGCTGCGGCGCAGGTCGACGGGCAAGGCCGTGCGGGAGTTGCAGGACCTTCTCGCGTCCGCCGGCTATTGGGTGTCCTCGGACGGCGTCTTCGGCCCGAGGACGGAAGCCGCGGTGCGGGACGTTCAGCGAGCGCGGTCCCTGGACATCGACGGTGTCGCAGGCCCGAAGACGATGGAAGCGCTGAAAAGAAGTTCGATCGAGGCTCCGTTAGCGAGCATATCCGACGCTCCATCGCCAGCCAGATCGTTCTGGCCCTGGTTCGCAGTCTGGCTGCGCGGTCTCTGGCGCGGTTGATGGACTTGGGGGCCGCCATCTGTTAGGCGGTGCAGCATCGATCGTGTCAGGGGATGCGCCTGGAATGGCTCAGAAGACCGACCTCCTTCTTCCCGTCATGACCGGTCAGCCGGTCATTCCCGTCATCAAGATCGGCAGGCTGGCGGATGCCGTTCCGCTGGCGCGGGCGCTGGCGCGGGGCGGGTTGAAGGCGATCGAGATCACGCTGCGCACGCCCGTCGCGCTCGATGCCATCAGGTTGGTGTCGAACGAGGTCGAGGAGGCGGTGATTGGCGCCGGCACCATCCTCAACCGCAAGCATTTCGAAGGCGCCGTCGAAGCCGGCTCGCGGTTCATCGTGAGCCCGGGGCTCACGCCGCAGCTCGTGGCGGCCGCCGACGAAAGCAGCGTGCCGCTGCTGCCGGGGGCGGTGACGTCGAGCGAGATCATGACGGCGCTGGAGGCGGGCTATTCGCTGCTCAAGTTCTTCCCGGCCGAACAGGCCGGTGGCGCGGCCTATCTGAAGTCTCTGTCCTCGCCGCTGGCAGGCGTGCGCTTCTGCCCGACCGGTGGCGTGACGGAAAAGAACGCGCCAACCTACCTCGGCCTGCCCAACGTGCTGTGCGTCGGCGGATCCTGGGTGGCGCCGGACGAACTGGTCGCCGACGACAAGTGGGCGCAGATCGAGGAACTGGCCCGGCAGGCGGCCACGCTGTCGAAGCCGCGTTGACATAATCATAGCACGCCGAAACGAAACCGGGGCCTGACGGCCCCGGAAATATCGTCCGCGAAAGAACGACTCAGTTGGTGTCGAACTTGGCGACCGACAAAAAGGTCACCGCCTTGCCGGTGAAGCGCTGCGGATCGGGCGCGCGCGCCACCTGCTGGAAGCCGGCCGTGTAGACCTCGCTCGGCGCCTGGCGGATCGACGAGACGGCGAATGCCTTGCCGTCGGGCCGTGCCGGCTTCAGGACGGACGGGGCAGGCGCAAGCGTGCGGTCGACCAGTCCGGTCTTGATCGGAACCTGGACCGGCTTCGGGTCCGGCTTGCTGTCGGTGGATACGGGGCGTGCGGACTTCGGCGTGGTCGCAGGCCCAGCGTTGAGCGCCACGACCGGATCGCCCCCGCCACGCAGCGCGTCGCGCGGGCTGGCAGGGCGCTCGCCGACGGCGGCGACCTCGCCCGTTTCGCCCTGCTCGACGGCGTCCGTTACCGTCGGACGCGTCTGCGGCACGAGCGCGGCAAGCACGACCGGAGCCTCCGGACGGGTGTGCGGGACGGGAATTCCATTCAGCTCGGCCGGACGGTTTTCCCTCGCCAGGACGGTTTCGATGGCGAGTTCACCCGCGGTCGCCGTCGGCTTGCCGGCAATCGCCGTCACAGCCGGCGTGGCCGTCGCGGCAGCGGCAACCGCCGTCTCAGGCGCCGTGTAGGCAGGACGAGGCATGGGAATCGGCACGTTCTCGGCCACCGCCTGCGCGGCCTCGCCAACGGTCAGATCCTGGGCAGCCGCCACCGCGGGAGCCACCTCCGCAACGACATCCACAGACGGACGCGGCGCGAACACAGGCGCCGGGACGTCGCGCAGCGGCAGCGCAGCGATGATCGTCGCGGGCGTCTCCGGCTCGGGCTGGGCGGCCTGGACCGGGACCTCCACCGCCGGCGCAGCAGCCGGTGCGGAGGCAACCGCGACCGGGGCCTTGGCCACCGAATCGTCGACCCCGCCGGTCTCCTCTTCCTCGTCGGCGCCGCCGCCGAACAGCGACGCCAGGAAGCCGCGCTTCTTGCCCGCAGGCTCGTCGGCGCTAGCATAGGCCACCGCAGTGCCCTTGCGCTTCTGATAGGCGGCCACAGCCTGATCGTAGCCCGGCAACGGCTTGCCGTCGGTCGGCACATGCATCGTGCCGCCCTTCGGGAACACGGCAGCGAGCTCGGTACGGTTCATCTTCGGCCAGTGACGGACATTGCCGACGTCGAGATGGACGAAGGGCGAGCCGGAAGTCGGGTAGTAGCCGACGCCGCCACCCTGCAGGCGTAGGCCCGCATAGCGCAGTTCCTTCAGCTTTACGCCGGGGATGAAGAAGTCCATCGCCTTGCCGAGCATGTGCTGGCTCTTTTCGGCAACGCCGCGGCCGCGCTTGCGCAGCATGGAGTTCGTTGCCGGCGAACGGTAGGCCGAGACGACGTGGATGTAGCCGCTCGCGCCGACATTCTTGTAGACCTGCCACACGACGTCGAAGAGCCGGGGGTCCATCTTGGTCGGCTCGTTGCGCCGCCAGTCACGCAGGAAATTGTTGAGCTGCTTCAGGCCGGACGGAAGATACTTGCCGTTCTTCTTGAACGTGATCTCCGCCTTTTCGCCGGTATGGATGTAGTAGAGCTTCAGAGTGCGGGTTTCGGCGCTCGCGGCAGAGCCCGCGCCGAGGATGCAACCGAACGCCAGCAACAGGCTGGCACACCAGTGTTGCCAAGAAACAGATCCCGCGTCCCGTCCACTTTGGGGTCGTCCGATGCTGGTCAAAACGTCTCGCCTTGTCGGCTGATGGTTGGTCCCCGCGGGATGATTCGCAGGCAAATGCGCCTACGATCATCGTGCCTAATGGTTAATCACAGCTTAGTGAAGCCCAAATGCGGTGACACAATGGCAGCATGTTGGCAAGCGCGTGAGGCCTTCCGGCATGGTAAATGAAGGCCTTTCGGGAGAGGATAGCGGGGAAATTCAGCCCTGCGCCGACATCGGGCGCCCCTCGTCCGGATCGATCCCGTATTCCTTGAGCTTCCTGTAGAGCGTCGAGCGGCCGATGCCGAGTCGGCGTGCGACCTCGCTCATCTGGCCTTTGTAGTGCTCGATCGCAAACAGGATCATTTCCAGCTCGACATCGGCCAGCGTGCGCACGTTGCCGCCATCGTCCAGCGCCCGCACCAGGCCGAAACGGCCTGAATAGGCCCGGTCGGCAGCCCCCGGGGCAGCGGGCCGCTCCGCCGGTATCGAGACCGCCGCCGCGGCGGCGGGTGCGTCGGCATAGGCGTCGAGGTCGACCCCGTCGACTTCGAGCCTGATCTGGGGGAAATCGTCCACCGTCAGCATGTCGCCGTCGGCGAGCACCACGGCGCGGAACACCGCGTTCTCCAGCTGGCGGATGTTGCCCGGCCAGTCATAGGCCATCAGCATGGCGAGCGCCTGCGGCATGATGCCGTGCACGCGGCCGCGATGCTCCTTCACCTGTATCTGGCGGATGAAATGCGACACCAGCGCCGGGATGTCGTCGCGGCGGTCGCGCAGCGGCGGCACGGAGATCGGGAAGACGTTCAGCCGGTAGAAGAGGTCCTCCCGGAACAACCCGTCCTTGACCCGCTGCAGCAAATCGCGATGCGTCGCCGAGATCAGGCGAATGTCGACCTTCTGCGTGCCGCGTGCGCCGACCGTCTCGATCTCGCCCTCCTGCACGGCCCTGAGCAGCTTTACCTGCACGTCGAGCGGCAAGTCGCCGATCTCGTCGAGGAAAAGCGTGCCGCCATTGGCCTCGACGAACTTGCCGGAATGCTTCTCGGTCGCGCCGGTGAAGGCGCCCTTCTCGTGTCCGAACAGGATGCTCTCGACCAGGTTTTCCGGGATCGCGCCGCAGTTCACGGTCACGAACGGCTTGCCCTTGCGTTCGCTCGTGCCCTGGATCGCGCGCGCGACGAGTTCCTTGCCGGTGCCGGATTCGCCCTCGATCAGGATCGGGATGTTGGAGGCGGCGGCCTTCTGTCCGAGCCTCATCACGCGATCCATCGCGGGACTTGAGGTGACGATGTCGCGGAAGGTGAGCGTTCCGGCGGGGCGTCGCCGCGTCTGGCGCGCCTCGCCTTCCATTGCCTCGACCTTCAACGCATTGGCGATCGCCGTCCGAAGGCGTTCCGGCGAGACCGGCTTCACCACGAAGTCGAAAGCGCCCTCGCGCATCGCGCCGACAACCGATCTCGATACCGCCCTGCGACGTCTGGACGATGACCGGCGCCGCGATGCCGCGCTGACGCAGCCGCCGCAGCACGTCGAGCCCGCCGACGCCGGGCATGACGAGGTCGAGCACGACTGCGACGATGTCCGAACCGCCTGGGCCGTCGAAGGCGACCATGCCCGCTTCCCCGCCTTCGGCGAGGATGGTGCGATAGCCGAACTTGGTCAGCGCCGCGTCGACGAGACGGCGCTGCACCGGGTCGTCATCGATGACGAGGACGGCGCCGCCTGCGACAGTCTCCTGCGCTCTCGGGGACGTAAGTTGATTCATGGTGCCTCAACTTGGCACAGGCTCCTAAACAACGGCTCAACAAAGCCGGTATACGAATGCTTACGGCCGGTTTAGGAATGCCGTACACTTCGACAGGATCCGGAATGCTGAACGACTTCATCGCCCGCACCCATCTTGCGCCGCAAAGCGCCGCGGCAAAGGCGCCGACGACCGGCGCCCTGCCCGAATGGAACCTGTCCGACCTCTATCCGTCGATGGACGGACCGGAACTCGCAGGCGACATCGCCCGCGCCCTGTCGGAATCGGCAGCGTTCGAGACCCGATGGAAGGGCAAGCTCGCCGACGAAGCCGAAAAAGGCGGGCTCGGCGCGGCGATGGCGGAATACGAGGCGCTGGAGGAGTTGATCGGCCGCATCGTCTCCTATGCGGGGCTCGTCTATTCCGGCGACACGTCCGACCCGAAGCGGGCAAAGCTCTACGGCGACGTCCAGGAGAGGATGACGGATGCGAGCGCGCATACGCTCTTCTTCGCTCTCGAACTGAACACGATCGACGACGCGGCGATCCAAGGAGCGTTCGAGCGCGATACCGGCTTTGCGCGCTACCGGCCGTGGATCGTCGATCTGCGAAAGGAAAAGCCCTA contains:
- a CDS encoding TetR/AcrR family transcriptional regulator codes for the protein MEDGIDRVPREEEHHKAPHHHGDLRDALLRAAEAELTEKGMEGFTLRGCAKRAGVSHAAPKHHFRDANALLTELAAVGFGRFVRAMHARRDAAEDTPRARLVGVGLGYIDFARENPALFRLMFSSFRPDFETASLMTQARDAFNLLVESVGDLRGVDPRSDKSAMRDVAAAWATAHGLADLLLSDRIKFMAEISDSAPERLYADIISRSVPDGPVGGD
- a CDS encoding rhodanese-related sulfurtransferase, coding for MDRSTPDRPFRVAALYRFVPIGDPAALRADLAPFCCGQGIKGTLLIAREGINGTVAGSDEAIEALVERLAAHGLADLELKFSLASEMPFHRLKVRLKAEIVTMGRPEIDPALAAGTYVPAGEWNELIGDPDTVVIDTRNDYEVAIGTFRGAIDPATKSFREFPAWADANRGLLEGRKVAMFCTGGIRCEKATAYVRSLGIEDVYHLKGGILKYLEEVPAAESLWDGECFVFDERVAVRHGLQEGEAELCRACRMPLTAADRASPHYHPGVSCPHCHEVRSDADRDRYAERQRQVELARRRGEEHIGRRG
- a CDS encoding N-acetylmuramidase domain-containing protein, yielding MFSKKIRSEIETIATRSGLEPAALLAIAEVEAAGKAFANVDGRREPLIRFEGHYFDHRLPADKRAAARAAGLADPKAGAVKNPASQAARWRMLAKAAAIDHKAAHESVSWGLGQVMGAHWEWLGYASVDALVAEARAGAGGQVALMARYIEKAGLAGAVRRHDWAAFARGYNGPDYRRHGYDRKIAAAYAKYAEEIAAPSLTNPPLRRRSTGKAVRELQDLLASAGYWVSSDGVFGPRTEAAVRDVQRARSLDIDGVAGPKTMEALKRSSIEAPLASISDAPSPARSFWPWFAVWLRGLWRG
- a CDS encoding 2-dehydro-3-deoxy-phosphogluconate aldolase, with protein sequence MAQKTDLLLPVMTGQPVIPVIKIGRLADAVPLARALARGGLKAIEITLRTPVALDAIRLVSNEVEEAVIGAGTILNRKHFEGAVEAGSRFIVSPGLTPQLVAAADESSVPLLPGAVTSSEIMTALEAGYSLLKFFPAEQAGGAAYLKSLSSPLAGVRFCPTGGVTEKNAPTYLGLPNVLCVGGSWVAPDELVADDKWAQIEELARQAATLSKPR
- a CDS encoding DUF882 domain-containing protein, whose protein sequence is MLAFGCILGAGSAASAETRTLKLYYIHTGEKAEITFKKNGKYLPSGLKQLNNFLRDWRRNEPTKMDPRLFDVVWQVYKNVGASGYIHVVSAYRSPATNSMLRKRGRGVAEKSQHMLGKAMDFFIPGVKLKELRYAGLRLQGGGVGYYPTSGSPFVHLDVGNVRHWPKMNRTELAAVFPKGGTMHVPTDGKPLPGYDQAVAAYQKRKGTAVAYASADEPAGKKRGFLASLFGGGADEEEETGGVDDSVAKAPVAVASAPAAAPAVEVPVQAAQPEPETPATIIAALPLRDVPAPVFAPRPSVDVVAEVAPAVAAAQDLTVGEAAQAVAENVPIPMPRPAYTAPETAVAAAATATPAVTAIAGKPTATAGELAIETVLARENRPAELNGIPVPHTRPEAPVVLAALVPQTRPTVTDAVEQGETGEVAAVGERPASPRDALRGGGDPVVALNAGPATTPKSARPVSTDSKPDPKPVQVPIKTGLVDRTLAPAPSVLKPARPDGKAFAVSSIRQAPSEVYTAGFQQVARAPDPQRFTGKAVTFLSVAKFDTN